One segment of Tamlana crocina DNA contains the following:
- a CDS encoding FAD-dependent oxidoreductase, whose protein sequence is MDLSYWEIKSWLTHIDFCIVGSGVVGLNCALHLNGKYPKARILILEKGVMPQGASTKNAGFACFGSLSELLDDLKTQPINDVVSLFNKRVKGLKLMRQTLGDEAIGYKNYGGYELFSDDNLFQECTSKIPEINDLLFPVFKAPVFIPKEHKFHFKQVNETAIYNPLEGQIDTGKMMESLLQKVLSKGIKILNTVTVEAFSEDNKSVKIKTNICELSASKLLICTNGFASQFNIPGVKPARAQVLITKPIKNLNIKGTFHLDLGYYYFRNIDDRILLGGGRNLDFKGEETTTFGQTELIQNQLESLLKTTILPEINFEIDHRWSGIMGMGNNKTPIVKSISNHIFCGVKLGGMGVAIGGLIGKELAELAS, encoded by the coding sequence ATGGATTTATCATATTGGGAAATAAAATCTTGGCTAACCCACATCGATTTTTGTATCGTAGGTAGCGGCGTTGTAGGGCTTAATTGTGCCTTGCATTTAAACGGAAAGTACCCAAAAGCAAGGATTCTCATTCTCGAAAAAGGCGTGATGCCGCAGGGTGCCAGTACCAAAAATGCGGGCTTTGCCTGTTTTGGTAGTTTAAGCGAATTGCTTGACGATTTAAAAACCCAGCCGATTAATGATGTTGTTTCCCTATTCAACAAGCGCGTAAAGGGCTTAAAATTGATGAGACAAACCTTGGGAGATGAAGCCATTGGTTATAAAAATTACGGCGGCTATGAATTGTTTTCAGATGATAATCTTTTTCAAGAATGCACCTCAAAAATTCCAGAAATAAACGACCTGCTTTTTCCGGTTTTCAAAGCTCCTGTTTTTATTCCGAAAGAACATAAATTTCATTTTAAACAGGTCAACGAAACAGCCATTTACAATCCGCTTGAAGGGCAAATTGATACGGGGAAAATGATGGAATCGCTATTGCAAAAGGTACTTTCAAAAGGCATAAAAATATTAAATACCGTTACGGTGGAAGCATTTTCTGAAGACAACAAATCAGTAAAAATAAAAACCAATATTTGCGAGTTATCAGCTTCAAAACTGTTGATTTGTACCAACGGATTCGCTTCCCAATTCAACATTCCCGGTGTAAAACCAGCTCGAGCCCAAGTATTGATTACAAAACCCATCAAAAACCTAAACATAAAAGGCACATTTCATTTGGATCTTGGCTATTATTATTTCAGAAATATTGATGACAGAATATTGTTGGGCGGTGGGCGAAATCTGGATTTTAAAGGAGAAGAAACCACCACATTCGGGCAAACCGAATTAATCCAAAATCAATTGGAAAGCCTGTTAAAAACAACTATTTTGCCCGAAATCAACTTTGAAATAGACCACCGTTGGAGTGGCATTATGGGCATGGGAAATAATAAAACACCGATTGTAAAATCCATATCTAACCACATATTTTGCGGTGTAAAGCTTGGTGGTATGGGTGTGGCCATTGGTGGTTTAATTGGAAAAGAACTTGCAGAACTCGCCTCTTAA
- the accC gene encoding acetyl-CoA carboxylase biotin carboxylase subunit has translation MFKKVLIANRGEIALRVIRTCKEMGIKTVAVYSKADAESLHVKFADEAVCIGPAPSSESYLKMSNIISAAEITNADAIHPGYGFLSENAKFSKICEEHGIKFIGASPEMIDRMGDKANAKATMKAAGVPCVPGSEGVIESFEECEKLAKEVGYPVMLKASAGGGGKGMRGVFKPEDLRAAWDSARQESKAAFGNDDMYMEKLIEEPRHIEIQVVGDSKGKACHLSERDCSVQRRHQKLTEEVPSPFMTDALRKKMGEAAVKAAEYIGYEGAGTIEFLVDKHRNFYFMEMNTRIQVEHPITEQVIDFDLIREQILVAAGVPISGKNYLPKLHSIECRINAEDPYNGFRPSPGVITTLHAPGGHGVRLDTHVYAGYAIPPNYDSMIAKLITTAQTREEAISKMKRALDEFVIEGIKTTIPFHRQLMDHPDYIAGNYTTKFMEDFVMEKPVEE, from the coding sequence ATGTTTAAAAAAGTATTGATTGCCAATAGAGGGGAAATAGCACTGCGTGTTATTAGAACCTGCAAAGAAATGGGCATTAAAACGGTAGCGGTGTATTCCAAAGCAGATGCCGAGAGTTTGCACGTAAAGTTTGCTGACGAGGCCGTTTGCATCGGTCCAGCACCAAGTAGCGAGTCGTATTTAAAGATGTCGAATATCATTTCGGCTGCCGAAATTACAAACGCTGATGCCATTCACCCCGGATATGGTTTCTTATCTGAGAACGCCAAATTCTCGAAAATCTGTGAGGAGCACGGTATTAAATTTATCGGCGCCAGCCCAGAGATGATTGATAGAATGGGTGATAAAGCCAATGCCAAAGCCACGATGAAGGCTGCAGGCGTACCTTGTGTTCCAGGAAGTGAAGGCGTTATTGAGAGTTTTGAGGAATGTGAAAAACTGGCCAAAGAAGTAGGCTATCCCGTAATGCTAAAAGCGTCTGCCGGAGGTGGGGGAAAAGGTATGCGAGGTGTATTTAAGCCAGAAGATTTGAGAGCGGCTTGGGATTCGGCCAGACAGGAAAGTAAAGCCGCTTTTGGTAACGACGATATGTACATGGAAAAACTTATCGAAGAACCCAGACATATTGAAATTCAAGTGGTGGGCGATTCTAAAGGAAAAGCATGCCATTTATCAGAACGCGATTGTTCCGTTCAACGTCGTCACCAAAAATTAACCGAAGAAGTGCCTTCACCATTTATGACGGATGCACTTCGTAAAAAAATGGGTGAAGCGGCTGTAAAAGCGGCAGAATATATTGGGTATGAAGGAGCAGGAACGATTGAGTTCTTGGTCGATAAGCACCGTAATTTCTACTTCATGGAAATGAATACCCGTATTCAGGTAGAGCACCCGATTACCGAGCAGGTTATCGATTTCGATTTAATCCGTGAGCAAATTTTGGTAGCTGCAGGTGTTCCAATTTCCGGAAAGAACTATTTGCCAAAATTACATTCTATAGAATGCCGAATCAATGCCGAAGATCCTTATAACGGATTTAGACCATCGCCAGGTGTAATTACTACTTTGCATGCTCCAGGTGGGCATGGGGTTCGATTGGATACCCACGTTTATGCTGGGTATGCTATTCCGCCAAACTACGATTCTATGATCGCCAAGCTGATTACTACCGCGCAAACCCGCGAGGAAGCCATTAGTAAAATGAAGCGTGCTCTAGATGAGTTTGTGATTGAAGGGATTAAAACAACCATTCCTTTCCACAGACAACTTATGGATCACCCTGATTATATTGCAGGGAATTACACCACGAAGTTTATGGAAGATTTCGTAATGGAAAAACCCGTTGAAGAATAA
- the accB gene encoding acetyl-CoA carboxylase biotin carboxyl carrier protein → MDIKEIQNLIKFVAKSGASEVKLEMDDVKITIRTGSDSDKNPSVQYAPVPAQIPQQVVAAPAAEAAAPAKAEPAAPKAADDSKYITIKSPIIGTFYRKPAPDKPLFVEVGQTIAEGDVLCIIEAMKLFNEIESEVSGKVVKILVDDSSPVEFDQPLFLVDPS, encoded by the coding sequence ATGGATATAAAAGAAATTCAAAACCTGATCAAATTTGTAGCCAAATCTGGTGCAAGCGAGGTTAAATTAGAGATGGACGATGTGAAAATCACCATCAGAACAGGATCGGATTCAGATAAAAATCCATCGGTGCAATACGCTCCGGTGCCAGCCCAAATACCACAACAGGTAGTAGCTGCACCTGCGGCCGAAGCAGCAGCTCCCGCCAAGGCTGAGCCAGCAGCACCTAAAGCAGCAGACGATTCAAAATATATCACTATAAAATCACCAATAATCGGTACGTTCTATAGAAAACCAGCACCAGACAAGCCTTTGTTTGTTGAAGTGGGACAAACCATTGCAGAAGGCGATGTACTTTGTATTATTGAAGCGATGAAACTATTCAACGAAATTGAATCTGAAGTTTCAGGGAAAGTAGTTAAGATATTGGTTGACGATTCTTCTCCGGTAGAATTTGATCAACCTTTGTTTTTAGTAGATCCATCATAA
- a CDS encoding DUF177 domain-containing protein, which yields MKPLKEFTIPFVGLKLGKHHFDYKIEQAFFEHFEYDDFNDVNVTVDLVLEKKTTLLELHFKISGWVNVNCDLTNEPYNQNIENEFTLVVKFGDEYNDEYTDILIVPHGTFEINIQQYIYEMIVLAVPLKRTHPGIEDGTLDSDILKRLEELSPKLNEKKDKDEDIDPRWNTLKDLLTDK from the coding sequence ATGAAGCCATTAAAAGAGTTTACCATTCCATTTGTTGGACTGAAACTAGGAAAGCATCATTTTGATTATAAAATTGAACAGGCGTTCTTTGAACATTTTGAGTATGACGATTTTAACGATGTAAACGTTACGGTTGATTTGGTCTTGGAAAAAAAGACCACATTGCTGGAATTACATTTTAAAATTTCGGGTTGGGTAAACGTAAATTGCGACCTTACCAACGAACCCTATAACCAAAACATAGAAAACGAGTTTACCCTCGTGGTGAAATTTGGCGATGAGTACAACGATGAATATACAGATATTTTGATTGTTCCGCACGGTACTTTCGAAATCAATATTCAGCAGTACATCTATGAAATGATTGTTCTGGCCGTTCCGTTAAAAAGAACGCATCCAGGCATTGAAGATGGCACGTTAGATTCAGACATACTAAAAAGATTGGAGGAATTAAGCCCCAAGCTTAACGAAAAGAAAGACAAAGATGAGGATATCGATCCTCGGTGGAATACATTAAAAGATTTATTAACGGATAAATAA
- a CDS encoding ABC transporter ATP-binding protein encodes MLNVKNLTFSYKNKPVLKNISFKAEAGENLAIIGESGAGKSTLLKVLYGEYDLDEGRIFWKNEEILGPKFNLVVGYDFMKYVAQEFDLMPFISVEENIGKFLSNFYPEEKEQRTSELIEVVELTDVAKTKVKLLSGGQKQRVALARALAKQPEILLLDEPFSHIDNFKKQSLRRSVFKYLKEKNITCIVATHDKEDVLGFADNMMVLNNHNIEAYNSPQRLYLNPQTPLVASFFGEFNTIDGQIVYSHQLKEMEKSNLKAAVIRSYFKGGYYLVEAELNGDIVLFEHADQLKKGQSIFLKVET; translated from the coding sequence ATGCTCAACGTAAAAAACCTCACATTTTCCTATAAAAACAAGCCCGTTTTAAAAAACATTTCGTTTAAAGCGGAAGCGGGCGAAAACTTGGCTATTATTGGAGAAAGCGGCGCCGGAAAAAGTACTCTGCTCAAGGTATTATACGGCGAATACGATTTGGACGAAGGCCGAATTTTTTGGAAAAACGAAGAAATATTGGGGCCAAAATTCAACTTGGTAGTGGGTTACGATTTTATGAAATATGTAGCACAGGAATTTGACTTGATGCCTTTTATTTCGGTGGAAGAAAATATCGGGAAATTCCTTTCCAATTTTTATCCGGAGGAAAAAGAACAGCGCACCTCCGAACTCATAGAAGTGGTTGAACTTACCGATGTAGCAAAAACCAAAGTCAAACTGCTTAGTGGCGGACAAAAACAACGGGTAGCACTAGCCCGAGCCTTGGCCAAACAACCTGAAATTTTATTGCTCGACGAGCCCTTTAGCCACATCGACAATTTTAAAAAACAAAGTTTAAGGCGCAGTGTTTTTAAATACTTAAAGGAAAAAAATATCACCTGTATTGTGGCTACGCATGACAAAGAAGACGTGCTCGGTTTTGCCGATAATATGATGGTTTTGAATAACCATAATATTGAAGCCTACAACAGTCCCCAACGCCTATACCTCAATCCACAAACCCCACTTGTAGCTTCTTTTTTCGGAGAATTCAATACAATTGACGGACAAATAGTCTATTCGCACCAACTTAAAGAAATGGAAAAATCCAATCTAAAAGCTGCCGTAATCCGAAGTTATTTTAAAGGGGGTTATTATTTGGTTGAAGCCGAATTAAATGGTGACATTGTTCTTTTTGAGCATGCTGACCAACTCAAAAAAGGCCAATCCATTTTTCTTAAAGTTGAAACATAA
- the rpmF gene encoding 50S ribosomal protein L32, with the protein MAHPKRKISKTRRDKRRTHYKATAPQIATCPTTGEAHLYHRAHWHEGKLYYRGQVLIDNSEEVENLA; encoded by the coding sequence ATGGCACATCCTAAAAGAAAAATCTCGAAAACAAGAAGAGATAAAAGAAGAACACATTACAAAGCAACTGCGCCACAGATTGCAACATGCCCAACAACTGGTGAGGCTCACTTATATCATAGAGCACACTGGCACGAAGGAAAATTATACTACAGAGGTCAAGTTTTAATTGACAACTCGGAAGAAGTAGAGAACTTGGCATAA
- a CDS encoding prolyl oligopeptidase family serine peptidase — MKTLLLSALCVVLLASCKNQSTTKNNTKVNYPETKTVDTTDHYFGVPVKDPYRWLEDDMSAETAQWVKAQNTTTFGYLNQIPFKDDIKNRLSSLWNYEKIGAPFKEGNYTYFYKNNGLQNQNVLYRKDENNTEEVFLDPNTFSDDGTISLDDVSFSKDGELMAYSISEGGSDWRKIIVLNTETKAIIEDTLVDIKFSQISWYKNEGFYYSSYDKPKGSQLSAKTDQHKVYFHKIGSPQHQDQLIYGGTLEQKHRYIYANVTDDDKYLLITPRVSTTGNKLFIKDLSSENNPLIPVLNNTNSSTTVIGSQNDSLYLITNLNAPNKKVVKLSLENPSPERWVDVIPETENVLSISTSGKYLIAEYMVDAISQVKQYDYTGKLIRSIPLPGIGNAGGFGSKKDETTDYFSFTNYNTPSSIYKLNLETGETELYWKPSIAFNPEDYESNQVFYTSKDGTKVPMIITHKKGMELNGNNPTILYGYGGFNVSLNPAFSVGMAVWMEQGGIFAVPNLRGGGEYGKKWHDAGTKMQKQNVFDDFIAAAEYLIENQYTSSGHLAIRGGSNGGLLVGAVMTQRPDLAKVALPAVGVLDMLRYHTFTAGAGWAYDYGTAEDSKDMFEYLRSYSPLHNVKKGIEYPATLITTADHDDRVVPAHSFKFAAELQSKQSGNHPVLIRIETDAGHGAGTPVSKVIEQYANIFAFALFNMGYETLPLL, encoded by the coding sequence ATGAAAACTTTACTTCTATCCGCATTATGTGTCGTTCTACTCGCTTCTTGCAAAAACCAATCAACAACAAAAAATAACACAAAAGTGAACTACCCAGAAACCAAAACCGTAGACACCACAGACCATTATTTTGGTGTTCCTGTTAAAGACCCTTACCGCTGGCTGGAAGATGATATGAGCGCAGAAACCGCCCAATGGGTTAAAGCGCAAAACACCACTACTTTTGGTTACCTAAATCAAATACCTTTTAAAGACGATATTAAAAACCGACTGTCGTCCTTATGGAATTATGAGAAAATAGGAGCGCCTTTCAAAGAAGGCAATTACACCTATTTTTATAAAAACAACGGACTACAAAACCAAAACGTACTTTACAGAAAAGACGAAAATAACACTGAAGAAGTTTTTCTCGACCCCAATACCTTCTCTGATGATGGTACCATCTCTTTAGACGATGTAAGCTTCTCTAAAGATGGTGAACTCATGGCCTACTCTATTTCTGAGGGCGGAAGCGATTGGAGAAAAATTATCGTACTAAATACCGAAACCAAAGCCATTATTGAAGACACATTAGTTGATATCAAGTTCAGCCAAATTTCATGGTATAAAAACGAAGGATTTTACTATTCCAGTTACGACAAACCCAAAGGCAGCCAACTCTCAGCCAAAACCGACCAACACAAAGTCTATTTCCACAAAATAGGCTCGCCACAACACCAAGACCAATTAATTTATGGTGGCACCCTAGAACAAAAGCATCGCTACATTTACGCCAATGTTACCGACGACGATAAATATTTGCTAATCACTCCTCGTGTGTCCACCACCGGAAACAAATTGTTTATAAAAGACTTGTCGAGCGAAAACAATCCCCTAATCCCCGTTTTGAACAACACCAATAGCAGCACCACTGTTATAGGAAGCCAAAACGATTCACTTTATCTCATAACCAATTTAAATGCCCCAAATAAAAAGGTCGTAAAATTAAGTCTTGAGAATCCATCGCCAGAACGTTGGGTGGACGTGATTCCCGAAACCGAAAACGTCTTATCCATATCAACCTCTGGCAAGTACCTGATAGCTGAATATATGGTTGATGCCATATCACAGGTTAAACAGTATGATTACACCGGAAAACTCATTAGATCCATACCTCTCCCAGGCATTGGCAACGCCGGTGGTTTTGGTTCTAAAAAAGACGAGACAACCGATTATTTTTCATTTACAAACTACAATACCCCGTCCAGTATCTACAAATTAAATCTTGAAACTGGCGAAACAGAGCTATATTGGAAGCCTTCTATTGCATTTAACCCAGAAGATTACGAGAGCAACCAAGTGTTTTACACCTCAAAAGATGGCACTAAAGTCCCCATGATTATTACCCACAAAAAAGGAATGGAGCTAAACGGAAACAACCCTACCATCCTTTACGGGTACGGTGGTTTTAACGTTAGTTTAAACCCAGCATTTAGTGTGGGCATGGCCGTTTGGATGGAACAAGGCGGTATTTTTGCGGTGCCCAATTTGCGAGGCGGTGGCGAATACGGAAAAAAATGGCACGATGCCGGAACCAAAATGCAAAAACAAAATGTGTTTGATGATTTTATCGCTGCTGCGGAATACCTTATCGAAAACCAATACACCTCCTCTGGGCATTTAGCGATACGTGGTGGCTCCAATGGCGGATTATTGGTCGGCGCAGTAATGACCCAACGCCCAGATTTAGCTAAAGTGGCACTGCCGGCTGTTGGCGTTTTAGACATGTTGCGCTACCACACCTTTACAGCGGGGGCTGGGTGGGCCTACGATTACGGCACGGCCGAAGACAGCAAAGACATGTTTGAATATTTAAGAAGTTATTCACCACTGCACAATGTTAAAAAAGGTATTGAATATCCAGCAACTTTAATTACAACTGCCGATCATGACGACCGTGTTGTGCCAGCTCACAGCTTTAAATTTGCTGCCGAACTGCAAAGCAAACAATCTGGAAACCACCCCGTTTTAATACGCATTGAAACCGATGCGGGGCATGGCGCCGGAACTCCCGTAAGCAAAGTGATTGAACAATACGCCAACATCTTCGCATTTGCACTTTTTAATATGGGATACGAAACATTGCCCCTTTTATAA
- a CDS encoding 3-oxoacyl-ACP synthase has protein sequence MMSSLKTIKQELYRQCESFVDHKLKSVRKNIKELQEALQSETKSTAGDKHETGRAMLQLEREKTGNQLAEIEKTQRLLSKINIENTKETIGLGSVVYTSQTNYFIAISAGELIFENETFYAISAHTPIGQLLMQKSVGDEVVFRGNRFKIKRVL, from the coding sequence ATGATGAGTAGCCTAAAAACAATAAAACAAGAACTTTATAGGCAATGCGAAAGTTTTGTTGACCATAAACTAAAATCGGTTAGGAAAAACATTAAGGAGCTTCAGGAAGCCTTACAATCCGAAACCAAAAGCACGGCGGGCGACAAACATGAAACGGGGCGTGCCATGTTGCAATTGGAGCGCGAAAAGACCGGGAATCAACTTGCTGAAATTGAAAAAACACAACGCCTCCTTTCAAAAATAAATATTGAAAACACCAAAGAAACAATTGGTTTGGGCAGTGTGGTTTATACTTCGCAGACCAATTATTTTATCGCTATTAGTGCCGGCGAGTTAATTTTTGAAAACGAAACATTCTATGCTATTTCTGCCCATACGCCCATAGGGCAGTTGCTCATGCAGAAATCGGTTGGCGATGAGGTGGTTTTTAGAGGCAATCGTTTTAAAATCAAGAGAGTTTTATAA
- a CDS encoding aspartate-semialdehyde dehydrogenase, which translates to MKVAVVGATGMVGEVMLKVLAERNFPVTELIPVASERSVGKTITYKNNDYKVVGLETAVSMRPDIALFSAGGGTSVEWAPKFAEVGTTVVDNSSAWRMDPSKKLVVPEINASELTKDDKIIANPNCSTIQLVMALNPLHKKYKMKRVVVSTYQSVSGTGVKAVRQLENEIAGVEGEMAYPYPIGRNALPHCDVFEENGYTKEEMKLAREPQKIMNDRSFSVSATAVRIPTSGGHSESVNVEFENDFDLADVRKLLSETPGVVVQDDTANNSYPMPIYAHDKDEVFVGRIRRDESQPNTLNMWIVADNLRKGAATNTIQIAEYLIENKLV; encoded by the coding sequence ATGAAAGTAGCTGTTGTTGGTGCCACTGGTATGGTTGGCGAAGTGATGCTAAAAGTTCTTGCAGAACGTAATTTTCCTGTAACCGAATTAATTCCCGTAGCGTCTGAGCGCTCTGTTGGAAAAACAATAACCTACAAAAACAACGATTATAAAGTAGTTGGATTGGAAACGGCTGTTTCCATGCGCCCAGATATCGCTTTGTTTTCTGCGGGTGGCGGTACCTCGGTAGAGTGGGCTCCAAAATTTGCAGAGGTTGGTACTACTGTGGTTGACAATTCATCGGCTTGGAGAATGGATCCTTCAAAAAAGTTAGTGGTTCCAGAAATCAACGCTAGTGAATTGACCAAAGACGATAAAATTATTGCCAACCCAAACTGTTCTACCATCCAGTTGGTTATGGCACTAAATCCGTTACATAAAAAATATAAAATGAAGCGTGTGGTAGTTTCTACCTACCAATCGGTTTCTGGTACTGGTGTAAAGGCCGTTCGCCAATTGGAAAACGAAATCGCCGGTGTTGAAGGCGAAATGGCTTATCCTTATCCTATCGGGCGAAATGCATTGCCGCACTGCGATGTATTTGAAGAAAACGGGTACACCAAAGAAGAAATGAAATTGGCGCGCGAGCCGCAAAAAATTATGAACGACCGTTCGTTTTCAGTTTCGGCCACAGCTGTGCGTATCCCAACTTCTGGTGGACATTCAGAGTCAGTAAACGTTGAGTTTGAAAATGATTTTGATTTGGCCGATGTTCGTAAATTATTAAGTGAAACACCTGGCGTTGTAGTACAAGATGATACTGCCAACAACTCGTACCCAATGCCTATTTACGCTCATGATAAAGATGAAGTTTTTGTTGGAAGAATTCGTCGCGACGAATCGCAACCAAACACATTAAACATGTGGATTGTGGCCGATAATCTTCGTAAAGGTGCTGCAACAAACACCATTCAAATTGCTGAATACTTAATCGAAAATAAGTTAGTGTAA
- a CDS encoding beta-ketoacyl-ACP synthase III, with the protein MSKISAAITAVGAYVPEYVLTNQMLEGMVETNDEWITTRTGIKERRILKDDGKGTSYLAIKAAQDLINKKGIDPKDIELVIVATATPDMKAASTASFTATEIGATNAFSFDMDAACSSFLYGMSVAASYIESGRYKNVLLIGADKMSSIINYKDRATCIIFGDGAGAVLFEPNEENLGLQDEYLRSDGTGREFLQATYGGSSFPITEEAMAKGGQYAFQEGRTVFKNAVFNMADATVKILERNNLTKENVDWLAAHQANKRIIDATAQRIDLEEEKVMINIHKYGNTTSATLPLLLNDYESQLKKGDNIIFAAFGGGFNWGAIYLKWAYN; encoded by the coding sequence ATGAGTAAAATCTCAGCAGCAATTACAGCTGTAGGTGCGTATGTGCCAGAATACGTTTTAACCAACCAAATGCTGGAAGGTATGGTTGAAACTAATGACGAATGGATTACTACCAGAACAGGAATCAAGGAACGTAGAATTTTAAAAGATGATGGCAAAGGCACTTCTTACCTGGCCATTAAAGCGGCGCAAGACCTTATTAACAAAAAGGGTATCGACCCAAAAGATATTGAGTTGGTTATTGTAGCTACGGCTACCCCAGATATGAAAGCGGCTTCAACGGCTTCGTTTACTGCTACAGAAATTGGTGCTACCAATGCCTTTTCGTTCGATATGGATGCGGCATGCTCCAGTTTTCTTTATGGCATGTCGGTAGCGGCAAGCTATATTGAGTCGGGACGTTATAAAAATGTATTGTTGATTGGTGCCGATAAAATGTCGTCAATCATCAATTATAAAGATCGTGCTACTTGTATCATCTTTGGTGATGGTGCAGGTGCAGTTTTATTCGAACCTAATGAAGAAAATTTAGGGCTTCAAGACGAATATTTACGAAGCGACGGCACAGGTAGAGAGTTTTTACAGGCTACTTACGGGGGGTCATCATTCCCAATAACTGAAGAAGCCATGGCTAAAGGCGGACAATATGCATTTCAAGAAGGGCGTACCGTATTTAAAAATGCCGTGTTCAACATGGCCGATGCTACAGTAAAGATTTTAGAACGTAATAACTTAACCAAAGAAAACGTTGATTGGCTGGCAGCGCATCAAGCCAATAAACGTATTATTGATGCTACGGCACAACGTATCGATTTAGAAGAGGAAAAAGTGATGATAAACATCCATAAGTATGGTAATACGACTTCGGCAACTTTACCACTACTTTTAAATGATTACGAATCGCAGCTTAAAAAAGGAGATAATATTATATTTGCCGCTTTTGGGGGCGGATTTAACTGGGGTGCCATTTACCTAAAATGGGCCTATAATTAA
- the mtgA gene encoding monofunctional biosynthetic peptidoglycan transglycosylase: MIKKLFRFILKTIVWFIVISVLWVVAYKWLPVVVTPLMVIRAVEQNQENKDVVWKHDWESLDNISKHLQLAVICSEDQNFLKHHGFDVKAIEKAYQDNLKGKRLKGGSTISQQTAKNVFLWPQRSWTRKTLEAYFTFLIELIWTKERILEVYLNSIEMGPGVYGAEAASKYWFGKSATSLTKNQAVAIAAVLPSPLRYKANPASAYIEKRKRWILQQMNYFGALNFPVE; the protein is encoded by the coding sequence ATGATAAAAAAACTATTCCGATTTATATTAAAAACCATCGTTTGGTTCATCGTTATTTCGGTGCTTTGGGTGGTGGCTTACAAATGGTTGCCTGTTGTGGTAACGCCGTTAATGGTGATTAGGGCAGTGGAACAAAACCAAGAAAACAAAGACGTGGTTTGGAAACACGATTGGGAATCTTTAGACAATATTTCCAAGCATTTACAATTGGCGGTGATTTGTAGCGAAGACCAAAATTTTTTAAAGCACCATGGATTTGATGTTAAAGCGATTGAAAAAGCGTATCAGGATAATTTAAAAGGGAAGCGACTAAAAGGTGGGAGTACCATAAGCCAGCAAACAGCCAAAAATGTGTTTTTATGGCCGCAACGTAGTTGGACGCGCAAAACATTAGAAGCTTATTTTACATTTTTAATAGAGTTAATTTGGACCAAAGAGCGCATTTTAGAAGTATATTTAAACAGTATTGAAATGGGGCCTGGCGTTTACGGTGCAGAAGCAGCTTCAAAGTATTGGTTTGGCAAGTCGGCCACCAGTTTAACCAAGAATCAAGCGGTAGCTATCGCCGCCGTTTTGCCCAGTCCGTTGCGGTATAAAGCAAACCCAGCTTCCGCTTATATTGAGAAAAGAAAGCGTTGGATATTGCAGCAAATGAACTATTTTGGAGCATTAAATTTCCCTGTTGAATGA